From Humisphaera borealis, the proteins below share one genomic window:
- a CDS encoding DUF1572 family protein, with amino-acid sequence MPHPDTPTPGSPIVAGMIAEYRRYKSLADGAFAQVTDDQLLWKLSPAQNSLYVIAQHLSGNLRSRFTDFLTSDGEKPDRNRDGEFIEPAGPVSRPQFLAMWEAGWKVLFESLATLTDADQGRTVLIRTEPYTVAEALTRSVAHASYHVGQITLLAKHLKGVGWNYLTVPPGGTQHFNQQVAAGERSQRVK; translated from the coding sequence ATGCCCCATCCAGACACGCCCACCCCCGGTTCTCCCATCGTCGCCGGCATGATCGCCGAGTATCGCCGGTACAAATCGCTCGCCGACGGCGCATTCGCCCAGGTGACCGACGATCAACTGCTCTGGAAGCTGTCTCCGGCCCAGAACAGCCTGTACGTCATCGCGCAGCACCTATCGGGGAACCTTCGTTCGCGGTTCACCGACTTCCTGACCAGTGACGGCGAAAAGCCCGACCGCAACCGAGACGGAGAGTTCATCGAACCTGCCGGCCCGGTGTCGCGGCCGCAGTTCCTGGCGATGTGGGAGGCCGGCTGGAAGGTGCTGTTCGAAAGCCTGGCCACCCTGACCGACGCCGACCAGGGCAGGACGGTGCTCATCCGCACCGAGCCCTACACCGTGGCCGAGGCGCTGACGCGATCCGTCGCCCACGCGTCGTACCACGTCGGGCAGATCACCCTGCTGGCCAAGCACCTCAAAGGCGTCGGGTGGAACTACCTCACCGTCCCGCCCGGCGGCACACAGCACTTCAACCAGCAGGTGGCGGCGGGGGAGCGGTCGCAACGGGTGAAATGA
- a CDS encoding beta-propeller domain-containing protein yields the protein MLRRHLAVAVSTLLLSAGIVQAERHIYVADHSIKKVLKITDDGKVLWEADNNNGHDVQLLKNGNVLVNCPPGVREYSPDGKIVWEAGKDVVGGAEAAQRLENGNTVIADNSKHRVVEIDQNKKIVWSYDVPNSNNRKAATMRQVRRLDNGNTLICASTLDKVLEVDKDGKTVWQYEVPFPYLATRQANGNTIISSGDGYGSPQGFFVIEVDKDGKTVWKYGGADAPKEQKLNWPSGFVRLANGNTLISEAHAGVIREVSPDKKIVKVIKSPAMKHPCTLVVVEE from the coding sequence ATGCTTCGACGCCATCTTGCGGTTGCCGTCTCGACGTTGCTGCTTTCGGCGGGCATCGTCCAGGCCGAGCGTCACATCTATGTCGCGGATCACAGCATCAAGAAAGTGCTGAAGATCACCGACGACGGCAAGGTCCTCTGGGAAGCCGACAACAACAACGGTCACGACGTCCAGTTGCTCAAGAACGGCAACGTGCTGGTGAACTGCCCGCCGGGCGTTCGCGAGTACTCGCCGGACGGCAAGATCGTCTGGGAAGCGGGGAAGGACGTTGTCGGCGGCGCCGAAGCGGCCCAGCGGCTTGAGAACGGCAACACCGTCATCGCCGACAACTCCAAGCACCGCGTCGTGGAGATCGACCAGAACAAGAAAATCGTCTGGAGCTACGACGTCCCCAACAGCAACAACCGCAAGGCCGCCACCATGCGGCAGGTTCGCCGGCTCGACAACGGCAATACACTGATCTGTGCCAGCACGCTCGACAAGGTTCTGGAGGTCGATAAAGACGGCAAAACGGTCTGGCAGTACGAAGTCCCCTTCCCCTACCTGGCCACCCGCCAGGCCAACGGTAACACGATCATCAGCAGCGGCGACGGCTACGGCAGCCCGCAGGGGTTCTTCGTCATCGAAGTCGACAAGGACGGCAAGACCGTCTGGAAGTATGGCGGTGCTGACGCCCCCAAGGAGCAGAAGCTGAACTGGCCGAGTGGATTTGTCCGGCTGGCCAACGGCAACACCCTGATCTCCGAAGCCCACGCGGGTGTCATCCGCGAAGTCTCGCCGGATAAGAAGATCGTCAAGGTCATCAAGAGCCCGGCGATGAAGCACCCGTGCACGCTGGTGGTGGTAGAAGAATAG
- the rny gene encoding ribonuclease Y yields the protein MDYVIGILIGLIVGAAGVAAYLKFAGNSALQRAREEGEKLKAESVRDAQAKAKEIELNAKQEQIKLKQQFDRDHESARRKLEEHESRLNKREDVLDKKLDTLTSKERQLDDLERKVSNRDKALAIKEQDMEKVLKEQRDRLLQISGMSYDQAKELMLRRLEDECRAEAGEIITKITEETQEQAKDKSRQIILQAIQRYAAEQTADHTVSSVQIPSDDMKGRVIGREGRNIRAFEKTTGVDVIIDDTPGIVVVSCFDPVRREVARISLERLVQDGRIHPTRIEEIHAQASKEMEDELLKTGREAVQEVQLPGVNKGIIPMVGRLAYRTSYGQNVLRHSVEVAYLCQVIADELGLDGNLARRCGMFHDIGKAMDHEVEGGHPQIGMEFLRKFNEPEAVLNAALAHHGDVPATTPYTVIVMAADAISAARPGARRESLERYIKRLRELEDAAMTFDGVRQAYAIQAGREVRVIVDAKMIDDKGSAKVARDIAKKIENEMQYPGEIKVTVLRELRTVEYAR from the coding sequence ATGGATTATGTCATCGGAATTCTGATCGGATTGATCGTCGGAGCGGCGGGTGTCGCCGCATATCTCAAGTTCGCCGGCAATAGCGCCCTGCAGCGCGCCCGCGAGGAAGGGGAAAAGCTCAAGGCCGAATCGGTTCGCGACGCCCAGGCCAAGGCGAAGGAAATCGAACTCAACGCCAAGCAGGAACAGATCAAGCTCAAGCAGCAGTTCGACCGCGACCACGAGTCGGCCCGCCGCAAGCTCGAAGAACACGAAAGCCGCCTGAACAAGCGCGAAGACGTGCTCGACAAAAAGCTCGACACCCTCACCAGCAAGGAACGCCAGCTCGACGACCTGGAACGTAAAGTCTCCAACCGCGACAAGGCCCTGGCGATCAAAGAACAGGACATGGAAAAGGTGCTGAAGGAGCAGCGCGACCGGCTGCTGCAGATCAGCGGCATGAGCTACGACCAGGCAAAGGAGCTGATGCTCCGCCGACTTGAAGACGAATGCCGCGCCGAGGCCGGCGAGATCATCACCAAGATCACCGAAGAAACGCAGGAACAGGCCAAGGACAAGAGCCGGCAGATCATCCTGCAGGCGATCCAGCGCTACGCCGCCGAACAGACTGCCGACCACACCGTCAGCAGCGTGCAGATCCCCAGCGACGACATGAAGGGTCGCGTCATCGGGCGTGAGGGGCGCAACATCCGCGCGTTCGAGAAGACGACCGGCGTCGATGTGATCATCGACGATACGCCGGGCATCGTGGTGGTTAGCTGCTTCGACCCCGTTCGGCGTGAAGTAGCTCGCATCTCATTGGAACGGCTTGTGCAGGACGGCCGAATCCACCCGACGCGCATCGAAGAAATCCACGCCCAGGCGAGCAAGGAGATGGAGGACGAACTGCTGAAGACCGGCCGCGAGGCGGTCCAGGAAGTGCAGTTGCCCGGCGTGAACAAGGGCATCATCCCGATGGTCGGCCGATTGGCCTACCGCACGAGCTACGGCCAGAACGTGCTGCGGCACAGCGTGGAAGTGGCATACCTCTGCCAGGTCATCGCCGATGAGCTGGGCCTGGACGGCAACCTCGCCCGCCGTTGCGGCATGTTCCACGACATTGGCAAGGCGATGGACCACGAAGTCGAAGGCGGCCACCCGCAGATCGGCATGGAGTTCCTGCGGAAGTTTAACGAGCCCGAAGCGGTGCTGAACGCCGCGTTGGCCCACCACGGCGACGTCCCCGCGACGACGCCGTACACGGTGATCGTGATGGCGGCCGACGCGATCAGCGCCGCCCGCCCCGGCGCCCGCCGCGAAAGCCTGGAGCGTTACATCAAGCGCCTGCGCGAGCTGGAAGACGCCGCGATGACCTTCGACGGCGTCCGCCAGGCGTACGCGATCCAGGCCGGCCGCGAGGTGCGGGTGATCGTCGACGCCAAGATGATCGACGACAAAGGCAGCGCCAAAGTCGCGCGGGATATCGCCAAGAAGATCGAGAACGAGATGCAGTACCCCGGCGAGATCAAGGTGACCGTGCTGCGTGAACTGCGGACGGTGGAATACGCGCGGTAG
- a CDS encoding calcium-binding protein: MFETLENRKLFAVTASAFHDTLYVWGDNNQNGLSVEKQGTDLVVKKYVGGGHAGYEEFFRVAASDVSYIRMYGYDGADTMTVADNVTEEATLMGGKGGDYLKGGGGMSYLWGHGNFAGDPNHGPTSDDSAADILVSGKGYAVHYGQKGNDSFYTDNTAGSGYDVMNGGDGNDNFNISGSGNTAYAFGEAGNDTFTATQAATQNASFYGGAGYDTVDYSAWTSAVYVSPNGTDYSGLRYGTRRHVIQSDVEAVKGGSAGDYFNGSSGNNTFYGNAGNDTMYGNAGADILLGGAGNDSLYGGSGNDFVNGEAGNDTLYGDSGDDDLFGGTGQDDMHGGSGNDDLYGEADSDWLYGDSGNDTLVGGTGADYLVSHDGVFGNDIIFGDNKDGTGAGSGVWDVAYIDSGWPLPDFTFGVESISF, from the coding sequence ATGTTCGAAACCCTCGAAAACCGCAAGCTTTTCGCCGTCACCGCGTCGGCGTTCCACGACACCCTGTACGTCTGGGGCGACAACAACCAGAACGGGCTCAGCGTCGAGAAGCAGGGCACCGATCTGGTCGTGAAGAAGTACGTCGGCGGCGGGCATGCTGGTTACGAAGAATTCTTCCGCGTCGCCGCAAGCGATGTCAGCTACATCCGCATGTACGGCTACGACGGCGCCGACACCATGACCGTCGCCGACAACGTCACCGAAGAAGCCACCCTCATGGGCGGCAAGGGCGGCGACTACCTCAAAGGCGGCGGGGGCATGAGCTATCTGTGGGGCCACGGCAACTTTGCCGGCGACCCCAACCACGGCCCGACATCCGATGACAGCGCCGCCGACATCCTCGTGAGTGGCAAGGGCTACGCCGTCCATTACGGCCAGAAGGGCAACGACAGCTTCTACACCGACAACACCGCCGGCAGCGGCTACGACGTGATGAACGGCGGCGACGGCAACGACAACTTCAACATCTCCGGCAGCGGCAACACCGCCTACGCGTTCGGCGAAGCCGGCAACGACACCTTCACCGCCACCCAGGCCGCCACCCAGAACGCCAGCTTCTACGGCGGCGCGGGCTACGACACGGTGGACTACAGCGCCTGGACCAGTGCCGTCTACGTTAGCCCCAACGGCACCGACTACAGCGGCCTGCGCTACGGCACCCGCCGGCACGTCATCCAGTCCGACGTCGAAGCCGTCAAGGGCGGCAGCGCCGGCGACTACTTCAATGGCTCCAGCGGCAACAACACCTTCTACGGGAACGCCGGCAACGACACGATGTACGGCAACGCCGGGGCCGACATCCTGCTCGGCGGAGCCGGCAACGACTCACTCTACGGCGGCAGCGGCAACGACTTCGTCAACGGCGAAGCCGGCAATGACACCCTCTACGGTGACAGCGGCGACGACGACCTGTTCGGCGGCACCGGCCAGGACGACATGCACGGCGGCTCCGGCAACGACGACCTCTATGGCGAAGCCGACAGCGACTGGCTCTACGGCGACAGCGGCAACGACACCCTCGTCGGCGGCACCGGCGCCGACTACCTCGTCAGCCACGACGGCGTCTTCGGCAACGACATCATCTTCGGCGACAACAAGGACGGCACCGGCGCAGGTTCCGGCGTCTGGGACGTCGCCTACATCGACAGCGGCTGGCCGTTGCCCGACTTCACCTTCGGCGTCGAGAGCATCAGCTTCTAG
- a CDS encoding sialate O-acetylesterase, translating to MQRDRALAVWGWARPHEKVTVSLGTITATASADAAGNWSVKLPPQPASATPVVLVVADGATRLEVKDVLLGDVWLCSGQSNMSISAGHFTTPEARQDMARADYPAIRQFGVVEHFASTPQTDVTGEWLVCSPKTASRISAVAFYFAIRIHTETGVPVGIVRSAKGSTGIEMWLSQETLLKSPHSGAFAETMRKSLAAWEEDKAAAIKAGKTPDSADFPPYPFGEKVRRPRCVTLFNGMISPLAPMSIRGVVWYQGEGNAGDIASASQYRFRLALLIQSWRDLFGVESLPFYIVQLPGYRQSADSPGGGDPWSVLRESQQKCLSIPHTALAVTLDIGEADDIHPRNKLDVGNRLALLALKREYGKTTLIDTGPVYRELRIEGASARLSFDSVGSGLMIGVKKGREPAAEDKANPLGRFAIAGTDRKWFPADAVIDGNTVVVRSPGVPQPVAVRYAFSTNPVGANLYNRDGLPAGPFRTDDWPLEATK from the coding sequence TTGCAGCGGGACCGTGCACTGGCGGTCTGGGGATGGGCTCGTCCGCACGAGAAGGTAACCGTGTCTCTGGGGACGATCACTGCCACTGCATCGGCCGATGCCGCCGGCAATTGGTCGGTAAAACTGCCGCCCCAGCCGGCGTCGGCTACGCCCGTCGTGCTTGTCGTTGCCGACGGGGCGACGCGACTTGAAGTCAAAGACGTGCTGCTCGGCGATGTCTGGCTCTGTTCCGGCCAATCGAACATGTCGATCTCGGCAGGGCATTTCACCACGCCCGAGGCCAGGCAGGACATGGCCCGCGCCGACTACCCGGCCATCCGTCAGTTTGGCGTTGTCGAACACTTCGCTTCGACGCCGCAGACCGACGTGACGGGCGAGTGGCTGGTCTGCTCGCCCAAAACCGCGTCACGGATATCTGCTGTCGCGTTCTACTTTGCGATCAGGATTCATACCGAAACGGGTGTGCCCGTTGGCATCGTTCGGTCTGCCAAAGGGAGCACGGGAATCGAGATGTGGCTGTCGCAGGAGACGCTCCTTAAGTCTCCCCACTCCGGTGCCTTTGCCGAGACCATGCGAAAGTCACTCGCGGCCTGGGAAGAAGACAAGGCCGCCGCGATCAAAGCCGGGAAGACGCCGGACTCGGCGGACTTTCCGCCCTATCCGTTCGGCGAGAAGGTGCGTCGGCCGCGATGCGTGACTCTTTTCAACGGCATGATCTCGCCGCTGGCACCGATGTCGATCAGGGGTGTCGTCTGGTACCAGGGTGAGGGAAACGCCGGCGACATCGCCTCGGCGAGCCAGTACAGGTTCAGGCTTGCTTTGCTCATCCAGTCCTGGCGGGATTTATTCGGCGTCGAATCGCTGCCATTTTACATCGTTCAGTTGCCCGGCTACCGCCAGTCGGCAGATTCTCCCGGTGGCGGCGATCCGTGGTCTGTCCTCCGCGAATCGCAGCAAAAGTGCCTGTCGATCCCACACACGGCGTTGGCAGTGACCCTCGATATCGGCGAAGCCGACGACATTCACCCGCGCAACAAGCTCGATGTCGGTAATCGGCTGGCGCTGCTTGCACTCAAACGAGAATACGGAAAGACAACGCTGATCGACACTGGCCCGGTCTATCGCGAGCTCAGAATTGAAGGCGCCAGTGCGCGGCTGTCTTTTGATTCTGTCGGGTCGGGATTGATGATCGGCGTGAAGAAAGGTCGCGAGCCCGCGGCCGAGGATAAGGCAAACCCGCTCGGCCGATTCGCGATCGCCGGAACCGATCGCAAGTGGTTCCCGGCCGACGCGGTCATCGACGGCAATACGGTCGTCGTCCGCTCGCCCGGTGTGCCGCAACCGGTCGCGGTACGCTATGCGTTTTCGACGAATCCCGTCGGCGCGAACCTGTACAACAGGGACGGACTGCCCGCCGGGCCATTCCGCACCGACGATTGGCCGCTGGAAGCGACGAAATAG
- the ilvC gene encoding ketol-acid reductoisomerase translates to MPEPLKMVYEQDAPIDGLKGKTIAILGFGSQGHAHAQNMRDSGLKVIVANRRDSANGRLAIEKGFDPMSVEDAVKAADLAIITLPDEVQPEVYNKSIAPHLKAGKTLGVTHGFNVHFKTITPPTDVDVILVAPKGPGHLVRSEFEKGGGVPCLLAVHQDPTGNARATGLAWANGVGGARSGIIETTFKDECETDLFGEQVVLCGGLSALIKAGFETLTEAGYPPEMAYFECVHEVKLIVDLIYQGGLDYMRYSISNTAEWGDLITGPRIITDQTKAEMKKVLTEIQNGTFAKGWRTEYETGMKNFKRLYEADNTHPVEVTGRKLRKMMPWLKAKEPPKA, encoded by the coding sequence ATGCCAGAACCCCTCAAGATGGTTTATGAACAGGACGCCCCGATCGACGGCCTTAAGGGCAAGACGATCGCGATTCTCGGTTTCGGGTCGCAGGGCCATGCCCACGCCCAGAACATGCGCGACAGCGGCCTGAAGGTGATCGTCGCCAATCGCCGCGACTCGGCCAACGGCCGGCTCGCGATCGAAAAGGGCTTCGACCCGATGAGCGTCGAAGACGCCGTCAAAGCCGCCGACCTGGCGATCATCACCCTGCCCGACGAAGTCCAGCCCGAGGTCTACAACAAGTCGATCGCCCCGCACCTCAAGGCGGGCAAGACGCTCGGCGTCACCCACGGCTTTAACGTCCACTTCAAGACCATCACCCCGCCGACCGATGTCGACGTGATCCTCGTCGCCCCCAAGGGCCCGGGACACCTGGTGCGGTCGGAGTTCGAAAAAGGCGGCGGCGTCCCCTGCCTGCTGGCCGTCCACCAGGACCCCACCGGCAACGCCCGCGCCACCGGCCTGGCCTGGGCCAACGGTGTCGGCGGCGCCCGCTCGGGCATCATCGAAACCACCTTCAAAGACGAGTGCGAAACCGACCTCTTCGGCGAACAGGTCGTCCTGTGCGGCGGCCTCTCGGCCCTCATCAAGGCGGGCTTCGAGACCCTCACCGAAGCCGGCTACCCGCCGGAGATGGCGTACTTCGAGTGCGTCCATGAAGTGAAGCTGATCGTCGACCTGATTTACCAGGGCGGCCTGGATTACATGCGGTACAGCATCAGCAACACCGCCGAGTGGGGCGATCTGATCACCGGCCCGCGCATCATCACCGACCAGACCAAGGCGGAGATGAAAAAGGTGCTGACCGAGATCCAGAACGGCACGTTCGCCAAGGGCTGGCGGACCGAGTACGAAACCGGCATGAAGAACTTCAAGCGGCTGTACGAAGCCGACAACACCCACCCCGTCGAAGTCACCGGCCGCAAACTGCGGAAGATGATGCCCTGGCTCAAGGCGAAGGAACCGCCGAAGGCGTGA
- a CDS encoding PSD1 and planctomycete cytochrome C domain-containing protein, with amino-acid sequence MNIRKLLAAILLSGTAGAFAADAPVAAPALTAEQTQFFEAKIRPLLTAKCYDCHSAAQGKSRGSLVLDSRDGWKTGGDTGPALVPGDAENSLLIKAVSYTDANVQMPPKGQKLSDQEIADLTAWVKMGAPDPRVAGAGKMTGLTAKARSHWAYQPVKEPPVPQPKTATQGWIKNPVDAFILAKLEQNGMKPSLPAAREVLIRRVSYDLIGLPPTPEEVKAFVMDRRPDAYERLVDRLLASPHYGERWGRFWLDSARYSDTTGFTENNRKEDYRFAYAWTYRDWVIKAINEDKPYDQFLTEQIAADLLPDAAKKPDSLAALGFLTVGKRFANKQDTIDERIDAVTKSTMAITVSCARCHDHKFDPIPTADYYSLHGVFNSIEEPDEKPLVGAAPTSAAKKDFDAKMAELAKKNRDIYYDVLEETSAEVLPKAAGYILTSLYSRGQFRDPAAKQKTVKEFTLSSRGNGQLLNAIPADKRDDPVFAPFRWFAELGQERYAEAVKDVLDRIAEGGGTKVTLNRRVVAAFKGVSPSSLKSIDDVANVYGKLLASIRPQAKAYIEANRKATSGPVTGYDADLIQLIEVPLKIEPASVMTDAHLREIFGTLKLGETAYGRFIFNEINTLELTHAGGPGRAMVVADLATPQDSPILIRGEANNKGKVVPRQFLQMLTTGERQPFKQGSGRLELAKAIASKDNPLTARVLVNRVWLRHFGEGFVRTPDDLGVQSELPSHPELLDYLASRFVADGWSLKKLHKTILMSSTWQQASDNNPTYTQKDPDNRLLWRANLRRLDFEAIRDTMLQFSGKLDRTIGGKPVNLTDEPYSNRRSVYGYVDRGNLPELLSEFDYADPNRPNSKRATTIVPQQALFFMNSPMSADVARKVCSRPEFLKAGDDYARVRAMYEVIYQRNARPVEVSLAAEFYNTHILAQRAAGNKGKPPAEKTKSQAKADERAKADAAKPIGAKGAIQNTGETVERKPLTIWEQYAQALLFANEIAYVN; translated from the coding sequence ATGAACATCCGCAAACTACTCGCTGCGATCCTGCTTTCCGGAACGGCCGGTGCCTTCGCCGCCGACGCGCCCGTGGCGGCGCCGGCATTGACGGCCGAGCAGACCCAGTTCTTTGAAGCCAAGATCCGCCCCCTGCTTACGGCCAAGTGCTACGACTGCCACAGCGCGGCGCAGGGCAAAAGCCGCGGCAGCCTGGTGCTCGACTCACGCGACGGCTGGAAGACCGGCGGCGATACGGGCCCGGCGCTCGTCCCCGGCGACGCGGAAAACAGCCTGCTCATCAAGGCCGTCAGCTACACCGACGCCAACGTTCAGATGCCGCCGAAGGGCCAGAAGCTGTCCGACCAGGAGATCGCCGACCTGACGGCGTGGGTGAAGATGGGCGCGCCCGACCCGCGAGTTGCCGGTGCGGGCAAGATGACCGGACTGACCGCCAAGGCCCGCAGCCACTGGGCGTATCAGCCGGTGAAGGAGCCGCCGGTTCCGCAGCCCAAGACCGCGACGCAGGGGTGGATCAAGAATCCTGTCGATGCGTTCATCCTGGCGAAGCTCGAACAGAACGGCATGAAGCCGTCGCTGCCTGCTGCCCGCGAAGTGCTGATCCGCCGGGTCAGTTATGACCTGATCGGGCTACCCCCGACGCCGGAAGAAGTGAAGGCGTTTGTGATGGATCGCCGGCCGGACGCGTACGAGCGGCTGGTGGATCGTCTGCTGGCCAGCCCGCACTATGGCGAGCGCTGGGGTCGATTCTGGCTGGACTCGGCCCGATATTCCGACACGACCGGCTTCACCGAAAACAACCGCAAGGAAGACTACCGCTTTGCCTACGCCTGGACGTACCGCGACTGGGTCATCAAGGCGATCAACGAAGACAAGCCGTACGACCAGTTCCTGACCGAGCAGATCGCCGCCGACCTGCTCCCCGATGCGGCCAAGAAGCCCGACTCGCTCGCGGCGCTGGGATTCCTGACGGTCGGCAAGCGGTTCGCCAACAAGCAGGACACGATCGACGAGCGCATCGACGCGGTCACCAAGTCGACGATGGCAATCACCGTCTCGTGCGCCCGCTGCCACGATCACAAGTTCGACCCGATCCCGACCGCCGACTACTACTCGCTGCACGGCGTGTTCAACAGCATCGAAGAGCCGGACGAAAAGCCGTTGGTCGGCGCCGCGCCGACGTCGGCCGCCAAGAAGGACTTTGACGCGAAGATGGCGGAGCTGGCCAAAAAGAACCGCGACATCTATTACGACGTGCTGGAAGAGACGTCGGCCGAGGTGCTGCCCAAGGCGGCGGGCTACATCCTGACGTCGCTCTATTCCCGCGGGCAGTTCCGCGACCCGGCCGCCAAGCAGAAGACGGTGAAGGAGTTCACGCTTTCGAGCCGCGGCAACGGGCAGTTGCTCAATGCGATCCCGGCCGACAAGCGGGACGACCCGGTTTTTGCCCCGTTCCGATGGTTCGCCGAGCTCGGCCAGGAACGGTACGCCGAAGCCGTCAAGGACGTGCTGGATCGCATCGCCGAAGGCGGCGGAACGAAGGTAACGCTGAACCGCCGGGTGGTGGCGGCGTTCAAGGGCGTTTCGCCGAGCTCGCTCAAGAGCATTGACGACGTCGCCAATGTTTACGGCAAGCTGCTGGCGTCGATCCGCCCGCAGGCCAAGGCGTACATCGAGGCCAACCGCAAAGCGACGAGCGGCCCGGTGACCGGCTACGACGCCGACCTGATTCAACTGATTGAGGTGCCGCTGAAGATCGAGCCCGCCTCGGTGATGACCGATGCCCACCTGCGCGAAATCTTCGGCACCCTGAAGCTAGGCGAAACGGCTTACGGCCGGTTCATCTTCAATGAGATCAATACGCTGGAACTGACCCACGCCGGCGGCCCGGGTCGTGCGATGGTGGTCGCCGATCTGGCGACCCCGCAGGACTCGCCGATCCTGATTCGTGGCGAAGCGAACAACAAGGGCAAGGTGGTTCCGCGGCAGTTCCTTCAGATGCTCACGACCGGCGAACGCCAGCCCTTCAAGCAGGGCAGCGGCCGGCTGGAACTCGCCAAGGCGATCGCCAGCAAGGACAACCCGCTGACGGCGCGCGTGCTGGTGAACCGTGTCTGGCTGCGTCATTTCGGCGAAGGGTTCGTCCGCACGCCCGATGACCTGGGCGTGCAATCGGAACTGCCGAGCCATCCGGAACTGCTCGACTACCTCGCGTCGCGGTTCGTCGCCGACGGCTGGAGCCTTAAGAAGCTCCACAAGACGATCCTGATGTCCAGCACCTGGCAGCAGGCGAGCGACAACAACCCGACCTACACGCAGAAAGACCCCGACAACCGCCTGCTCTGGCGGGCCAATCTCCGTCGGCTCGACTTCGAGGCGATCCGCGACACGATGCTGCAGTTCAGCGGGAAGCTGGATCGCACCATCGGCGGCAAGCCGGTCAACCTGACCGACGAGCCCTACAGCAACCGCCGCAGCGTCTATGGCTACGTGGACCGTGGCAACCTGCCGGAACTGCTGTCGGAGTTCGACTACGCCGACCCGAACCGCCCCAACAGCAAGCGGGCGACGACGATCGTGCCGCAGCAGGCGTTGTTCTTCATGAACAGCCCGATGTCGGCCGACGTGGCCCGCAAGGTGTGCAGTCGTCCCGAGTTCCTCAAGGCCGGCGACGACTATGCCCGCGTGCGTGCGATGTACGAGGTGATTTACCAGCGCAACGCCCGGCCGGTCGAAGTGTCGCTGGCGGCGGAGTTCTACAACACGCACATCCTGGCGCAGCGTGCGGCCGGGAATAAGGGCAAGCCGCCCGCCGAGAAGACCAAGAGCCAGGCCAAGGCCGACGAGCGTGCCAAGGCCGACGCGGCCAAGCCGATTGGTGCCAAGGGCGCGATTCAGAACACTGGCGAGACCGTTGAACGCAAGCCACTGACCATCTGGGAGCAGTATGCCCAGGCGCTGTTGTTTGCCAACGAGATCGCGTACGTGAACTGA